The following are encoded together in the Xanthomonas vesicatoria ATCC 35937 genome:
- the uvrA gene encoding excinuclease ABC subunit UvrA has protein sequence MAMDFIRIRGARTHNLKNIDLDLPRDKLIVITGLSGSGKSSLAFDTIYAEGQRRYVESLSAYARQFLSVMEKPDLDHIEGLSPAISIEQKSTSHNPRSTVGTITEIYDYLRLLYARVGQPRCPDHGFPLEAQTVSQMVDHMLTQDQEQRYMLLAPVIRERKGEHAQVFEQLRAQGFVRVRVDGELYEIDAVPALALRQKHTIEAVIDRFRPREDIKQRLAESFETALKLGEGMVAVQSLDDPAAAPHLFSSKYSCPVCDYSLPELEPRLFSFNAPVGACPSCDGLGVAEFFDPDRVVVHPELSLSAGAVRGWDRRNAYYFQLIASLAKHYKFDVDAVWNTLPAKVRQAVLFGSGDEVISFTYFTDAGGRTTRKHRFEGILPNLERRYRETESPAVREELTKYVSQQPCPACNGTRLNRAARNVFVADRPLPELVVLPVNEALNFFRGLSLPGWRGEIAAKIVKEIGERLGFLVDVGLDYLTLERKADTLSGGEAQRIRLASQIGAGLVGVMYVLDEPSIGLHQRDNERLLGTLTRLRDLGNTVIVVEHDEDAIRLADHVLDIGPGAGVHGGEICAQGTLQDILESPRSLTGQYLSGKRRIEIPKQRHKPNPKMMLHLRGATGNNLKNVDLDIPAGLLTCITGVSGSGKSTLINDTLFTLAANEINGASHTVAPHREVENLDLFDKVVDIDQSPIGRTPRSNPATYTGMFTPLRELFAQVPESRARGYSPGRFSFNVRGGRCEACQGDGMIKVEMHFLPDVYVPCDVCHGKRYNRETLEIRYKGFNISDVLQMTVEDALRLFEPVPSIARKLETLVDVGLSYIKLGQSATTLSGGEAQRVKLSKELSRRDTGRTLYILDEPTTGLHFHDIEALLGVLHKLRDEGNTVVVIEHNLDVIKTADWIVDLGPEGGHRGGTILVSGTPEDVAAHKASYTGQFLAKMLPSVKARETRPAAMANKPDARPPRKVKPEKVAKVAKSATKKTAKKKAS, from the coding sequence ATGGCGATGGATTTCATCCGCATCCGCGGCGCGCGGACGCACAACCTCAAGAACATCGACCTCGACCTGCCTCGCGACAAACTGATCGTGATCACCGGCCTGTCCGGCTCGGGCAAGTCGTCGTTGGCGTTCGACACCATCTATGCAGAAGGCCAGCGCCGCTACGTCGAGTCGCTCTCGGCATATGCGCGCCAGTTCCTCAGCGTGATGGAAAAGCCGGACCTGGACCATATCGAAGGCCTGTCCCCGGCGATTTCGATCGAACAGAAATCGACCTCGCACAATCCGCGCTCCACGGTCGGCACGATCACCGAGATCTACGACTACCTGCGCCTGCTCTACGCACGCGTGGGCCAGCCGCGCTGCCCGGATCACGGCTTCCCGCTGGAAGCGCAGACCGTCAGCCAGATGGTCGACCACATGCTCACCCAGGACCAGGAGCAGCGTTACATGCTGCTGGCGCCGGTGATCCGCGAGCGCAAGGGCGAGCATGCGCAGGTGTTCGAGCAGCTGCGCGCACAAGGCTTCGTGCGCGTGCGTGTGGACGGCGAGCTGTACGAGATCGACGCGGTGCCGGCATTGGCACTGCGGCAGAAGCACACCATCGAGGCGGTGATCGACCGCTTCCGCCCGCGCGAAGACATCAAGCAGCGGCTGGCGGAAAGTTTCGAAACCGCGCTCAAGCTTGGCGAAGGCATGGTGGCGGTGCAGTCGCTGGACGACCCGGCCGCCGCGCCGCATCTGTTCTCGTCCAAGTACAGCTGCCCGGTGTGCGATTACTCGCTACCTGAGCTGGAACCGCGCCTGTTTTCGTTCAATGCACCGGTGGGCGCTTGCCCGAGTTGCGATGGCCTGGGCGTGGCCGAATTCTTCGACCCGGATCGCGTCGTGGTGCATCCGGAGCTGTCGTTGTCTGCGGGTGCAGTGCGTGGCTGGGATCGGCGCAACGCCTATTACTTCCAGTTGATCGCTTCGCTGGCCAAGCACTACAAGTTCGACGTGGATGCGGTATGGAACACCCTGCCGGCCAAGGTGCGCCAGGCGGTGCTGTTCGGCAGTGGCGATGAGGTGATCAGCTTCACCTACTTCACCGATGCGGGCGGGCGCACCACGCGCAAGCATCGCTTCGAAGGCATCCTGCCGAATCTGGAACGTCGCTACCGCGAGACCGAATCGCCGGCCGTGCGCGAAGAGCTGACCAAGTACGTCAGCCAGCAGCCCTGCCCGGCCTGCAACGGCACGCGTTTGAATCGTGCTGCGCGCAATGTGTTTGTGGCCGATCGCCCGCTGCCGGAACTGGTGGTGTTGCCGGTCAACGAAGCACTGAACTTTTTCCGCGGATTGTCGCTGCCGGGCTGGCGTGGCGAGATCGCGGCCAAGATCGTCAAGGAGATCGGCGAGCGGCTTGGCTTCCTGGTCGATGTGGGCCTGGATTACCTCACCCTGGAGCGCAAGGCCGACACGCTGTCCGGCGGCGAGGCGCAGCGTATTCGGCTGGCCAGCCAGATCGGCGCAGGCCTGGTCGGGGTGATGTACGTGCTGGACGAACCGTCGATCGGCCTGCATCAGCGCGACAACGAACGCCTGCTGGGCACGCTGACGCGACTGCGCGATCTGGGCAACACGGTCATCGTGGTCGAGCACGACGAAGATGCGATTCGCCTGGCCGACCACGTGCTCGACATCGGCCCCGGTGCCGGTGTGCATGGCGGCGAAATCTGCGCGCAAGGCACGCTGCAGGACATCCTGGAGTCGCCACGTTCGCTGACCGGGCAATACCTGTCCGGCAAGCGCCGCATCGAGATTCCCAAGCAGCGCCACAAGCCCAATCCGAAGATGATGCTGCATCTGCGTGGGGCGACCGGCAACAACCTCAAGAACGTCGACCTGGATATTCCGGCCGGCCTGTTGACCTGCATCACCGGCGTGTCAGGATCGGGCAAGTCGACGCTGATCAACGATACGTTATTCACGCTGGCGGCCAACGAAATCAACGGCGCTTCGCACACTGTGGCACCGCATCGCGAAGTCGAAAACCTGGACCTGTTCGACAAGGTCGTGGACATCGACCAGTCGCCGATCGGGCGCACGCCGCGCTCCAACCCGGCGACCTACACCGGCATGTTCACGCCGTTGCGCGAACTGTTCGCGCAGGTGCCGGAATCGCGTGCACGCGGCTATTCGCCGGGGCGTTTCAGCTTCAACGTGCGTGGCGGCCGCTGCGAAGCCTGCCAGGGCGATGGCATGATCAAGGTGGAGATGCACTTCCTGCCCGACGTGTACGTGCCGTGCGATGTCTGCCATGGCAAACGCTATAACCGCGAGACGCTGGAGATCCGTTACAAGGGCTTCAACATCAGCGACGTGCTGCAGATGACCGTGGAAGATGCGTTGCGCCTGTTCGAGCCGGTGCCGTCGATCGCGCGCAAGCTGGAAACACTGGTCGATGTCGGCCTGAGCTATATCAAGCTGGGCCAGAGCGCGACGACGCTTTCCGGCGGTGAGGCACAGCGTGTGAAGCTGTCCAAGGAACTGTCGCGCCGCGATACCGGGCGCACGCTGTACATCCTCGACGAGCCGACCACCGGCCTGCACTTCCACGATATCGAAGCGCTGCTCGGCGTGCTGCACAAGCTGCGCGACGAGGGCAACACCGTCGTGGTGATCGAGCACAATCTGGACGTGAT
- the rplU gene encoding 50S ribosomal protein L21: MYAVLVTGGKQYRVAQGETLRVEKLEVEAGNEIKFDTILMLGDSDGIKLGDALKGASVTAKVVAHGRADKVRIIKFRRRKHHMKRQGHRQYYTEIEITGIAGGDKK; encoded by the coding sequence ATGTACGCAGTTCTGGTAACCGGCGGTAAGCAATACCGCGTCGCGCAGGGCGAAACGCTCCGCGTGGAAAAGCTCGAAGTCGAAGCTGGCAACGAGATCAAGTTCGACACCATCCTGATGCTGGGCGATAGCGATGGCATCAAGCTGGGCGATGCGCTGAAGGGCGCCTCGGTCACCGCCAAGGTCGTGGCCCATGGCCGCGCCGACAAGGTGCGCATCATCAAGTTCCGTCGCCGCAAGCACCACATGAAGCGTCAGGGACACCGTCAGTACTACACCGAAATCGAGATCACCGGCATCGCCGGTGGCGATAAGAAGTAA
- the rpmA gene encoding 50S ribosomal protein L27, which yields MAHKKGVGSSRNGRDSNPKYLGVKIFGGQAIDAGNIIVRQRGTQFHPGAGVGLGRDHTLFALVNGKVEFSVKGAKKRRTVSVVAEA from the coding sequence ATGGCACACAAAAAGGGCGTAGGTTCCTCGCGCAACGGTCGCGATTCCAACCCGAAGTACCTCGGCGTCAAGATCTTCGGTGGCCAGGCCATCGATGCCGGCAACATCATCGTGCGTCAGCGCGGCACCCAGTTCCATCCGGGCGCCGGCGTCGGCCTGGGCCGCGACCACACGCTGTTTGCGCTGGTCAACGGCAAGGTCGAGTTCTCGGTCAAGGGTGCGAAGAAGCGTCGTACCGTTAGCGTGGTTGCCGAGGCGTAA
- the obgE gene encoding GTPase ObgE has translation MKLVDEAEILVTAGNGGNGCVGFRREKFIPLGGPDGGDGGAGGSVWIVSDENVNTLVDFRHERTFKAQRGENGMGRQAYGKGGEDRVIVVPVGTVVINVQTDEVIGDLTQHGDRLLVAKGGKGGLGNMHFKSSVNRAPRQSTTGEEGEERLLKLELKLLADVGLLGFPNAGKSTLIRAVSSATPKVADYPFTTLYPNLGVVSVEAYRSFVIADVPGLIEGAADGAGLGTQFLRHLQRTRLLLHLVDISPMDGGVDVSPVDQVRTIERELERHDAELLKKPRWLVLNKADLMFEDEARAAAETIVAELGWTAPWYLVSALGRDGTFPIMKDVMAFFDRQREDELEARNAG, from the coding sequence ATGAAGTTAGTCGACGAAGCAGAAATCCTGGTGACCGCCGGTAATGGCGGCAATGGCTGTGTCGGCTTTCGCCGCGAGAAGTTCATTCCGCTCGGTGGGCCCGATGGTGGTGATGGCGGTGCCGGCGGCAGCGTCTGGATCGTCTCCGACGAGAACGTCAACACCCTGGTCGATTTCCGTCATGAGCGCACCTTCAAGGCGCAGCGCGGCGAGAACGGCATGGGCCGCCAGGCCTATGGCAAGGGTGGCGAAGATCGCGTCATCGTGGTGCCGGTCGGTACTGTGGTCATCAACGTGCAGACCGACGAAGTGATCGGCGACCTGACCCAGCATGGCGATCGTCTGCTGGTGGCCAAAGGCGGCAAGGGCGGCCTGGGCAACATGCATTTCAAGAGCTCGGTCAATCGTGCGCCGCGCCAGTCCACCACTGGCGAGGAGGGCGAGGAGCGGCTGCTCAAGCTCGAGCTCAAGCTGCTGGCCGACGTCGGCCTGCTGGGCTTCCCCAACGCCGGCAAGAGCACATTGATCCGCGCCGTGTCCTCGGCAACGCCGAAGGTCGCCGATTACCCGTTCACTACGCTGTATCCGAATCTGGGCGTGGTCAGCGTCGAGGCCTACCGCAGCTTTGTGATCGCCGATGTGCCGGGCCTGATCGAAGGTGCTGCCGATGGTGCCGGCCTGGGCACGCAGTTCCTGCGCCATCTGCAGCGCACCCGCCTATTGCTGCATCTGGTGGATATTTCGCCGATGGACGGAGGGGTGGATGTGTCGCCCGTGGATCAGGTGCGCACCATCGAGCGCGAGCTGGAACGTCATGATGCCGAGCTGTTGAAGAAGCCGCGTTGGCTCGTGCTCAACAAGGCCGACCTGATGTTCGAGGACGAGGCCAGGGCTGCCGCCGAAACCATCGTGGCCGAGCTGGGCTGGACCGCGCCGTGGTACCTGGTGTCCGCGCTGGGTCGCGATGGCACCTTCCCGATCATGAAGGACGTCATGGCGTTCTTCGACCGTCAGCGCGAGGACGAGCTCGAGGCACGCAATGCGGGCTAA
- the rpsT gene encoding 30S ribosomal protein S20 — protein MANIKSAKKRAKQTIVRNERNTGQRSMLRTAVKKVIKALDANDAAGAEAAFAVAQPILDRFSARGLIHKNKAARHKSRLTARIKAIKAA, from the coding sequence GTGGCCAATATCAAGTCCGCCAAGAAGCGCGCCAAGCAGACCATTGTGCGCAATGAGCGCAACACCGGTCAGCGCTCGATGCTGCGCACCGCCGTCAAGAAGGTGATCAAGGCCCTTGACGCCAACGATGCTGCAGGCGCCGAAGCTGCTTTCGCCGTTGCCCAGCCCATCCTCGACCGTTTCAGCGCCCGTGGCCTGATTCACAAGAACAAGGCTGCGCGTCACAAGAGCCGCCTGACCGCTCGCATCAAGGCCATCAAGGCCGCGTAA
- the murJ gene encoding murein biosynthesis integral membrane protein MurJ: MLRGLLSFSSMTMVSRVLGLVRDLAISATFGANATTDAFWVAFRIPNFLRRLFAEGSFATAFVPVFTEVKETRPHADLRELMARVSGTLGGMLLVITALGLIFTPQLASIFSDGAATDPAKYGLLVDLLRLTFPFLLFVSLTALAGGALNSFHRFAIPALTPVILNLCMIAGALWLAPRLEVPILALGWAVLVAGALQLLFQLPALKGIDLLTLPRWGWSHPDVRKVLTLMIPTLFGSSIAQINLMLDTVIAARLSDGSQSWLSLADRFLELPLGVFGVALGTVILPALARHHVKTDRAAFSGALDWGFRTTLLIAMPAMLGLLLLAEPLVATLFQHGRFTAFDTQMTAMSVYGLSFGLPAYAMLKVLLPAFYARQDTRTPVRAGVAALVANMVFNFAFLAVLYHLMVPPELKAQGVMQALGKQPGLHLALGIASALSSYLNLGLLWYWLGKSGVYQRRPGWGGYAARLLLACAAMVVVLLGLLWWLPSFTVMEKWDRIGWLAVLVGSGGATYLVAQLALGLRPRHLRES; encoded by the coding sequence ATGCTGAGGGGCCTGCTCTCGTTCAGCAGTATGACCATGGTGTCGCGGGTCCTCGGCCTGGTCCGTGACCTGGCGATTTCTGCCACCTTCGGCGCCAATGCAACAACCGATGCATTCTGGGTGGCGTTCCGGATCCCCAATTTCCTGCGTCGTTTGTTTGCCGAAGGCTCGTTCGCCACCGCCTTCGTGCCGGTGTTTACCGAGGTCAAGGAAACCCGACCGCACGCCGATCTGCGCGAGCTGATGGCGCGCGTGTCCGGCACCCTGGGCGGCATGTTGCTGGTGATCACCGCGCTGGGGCTGATCTTCACCCCGCAGCTGGCATCGATATTTTCCGACGGCGCGGCTACCGACCCGGCGAAATACGGCTTGCTGGTCGATCTGTTACGGCTGACCTTTCCGTTCCTGCTGTTCGTCTCGCTCACGGCGCTGGCAGGCGGGGCGCTCAACAGCTTCCACCGGTTCGCGATTCCGGCGCTGACGCCAGTGATCCTCAATCTGTGCATGATCGCCGGCGCCCTGTGGCTGGCGCCACGGCTGGAGGTGCCGATCCTGGCGCTGGGTTGGGCAGTACTGGTGGCCGGTGCATTGCAGTTGCTGTTCCAGCTGCCGGCGTTGAAGGGCATCGACCTGCTGACGCTGCCGCGCTGGGGCTGGAGCCATCCGGATGTGCGCAAGGTGCTGACGTTGATGATTCCGACCCTGTTCGGCTCATCGATCGCGCAGATCAACCTGATGCTGGACACGGTGATCGCTGCGCGGCTGAGCGATGGCTCGCAGTCGTGGCTGTCGCTGGCCGACCGCTTCCTGGAACTGCCGCTGGGTGTGTTCGGTGTGGCGTTGGGCACGGTGATCCTGCCGGCGCTGGCCCGACATCACGTCAAGACCGACCGCGCGGCGTTTTCCGGCGCGTTGGACTGGGGCTTTCGCACCACGCTGCTGATTGCGATGCCGGCCATGCTGGGTCTTTTGCTACTGGCCGAGCCGCTCGTGGCGACTTTGTTCCAGCACGGCCGGTTCACCGCCTTCGATACGCAGATGACCGCGATGTCGGTCTACGGCCTGAGCTTCGGCCTGCCGGCCTACGCGATGCTCAAAGTGCTGCTGCCAGCCTTCTACGCACGCCAGGACACGCGCACCCCGGTGCGCGCGGGTGTGGCGGCGCTGGTGGCTAATATGGTGTTCAACTTCGCGTTCCTGGCCGTGCTGTACCACCTCATGGTGCCGCCCGAGCTCAAGGCGCAGGGCGTGATGCAGGCGCTGGGCAAGCAGCCAGGTCTGCATCTGGCGCTGGGCATCGCCAGTGCGCTGTCGAGTTATCTCAACCTGGGGCTACTGTGGTACTGGCTGGGCAAATCCGGCGTGTACCAGCGCCGACCGGGCTGGGGTGGTTATGCGGCGCGCCTGCTGCTGGCCTGTGCGGCGATGGTAGTGGTGCTGTTGGGTCTGCTGTGGTGGCTGCCATCGTTCACCGTGATGGAGAAGTGGGACCGCATCGGCTGGCTGGCGGTGCTGGTCGGCAGCGGTGGGGCGACCTATCTGGTGGCGCAGCTGGCGCTGGGCTTACGGCCGCGGCATCTGCGCGAGAGCTGA
- a CDS encoding bifunctional riboflavin kinase/FAD synthetase, producing the protein MSRLFRDVEGGTLFPHGSVVCIGAFDGLHLGHRTLVQHAIARARALGVPAVALSFEPLPREFFAPAAPPPRLTLARAKIEGLYDFGADSVGLIRFDGRLSKMSAEDFVRLALVGRLCAKEVWIGPEFRFGHRRGGDIALLRALGEQYGFVAGEITPVHLHGERISATRIRELLGAGEFVHAADLLGRPYAIGGRVVRGKQLGRTLGYPTANLRFPRTPALSGIYATWVHGVSEQPWPSVSSFGTRPTVAGVEPLLEAHLFDFQGDLYGRHLEVEFVAKLRDEEKFDGLDALTVQMHRDAEQARAVLKASPSRLPADARIARSVGLSGEAQHGSAPRRSADADAVDASPSHHPRTSPHAAQR; encoded by the coding sequence ATGAGCAGGCTGTTTAGAGACGTCGAGGGCGGGACGCTGTTCCCGCACGGAAGCGTGGTCTGCATCGGCGCCTTCGATGGCCTGCACCTGGGGCATCGGACGTTGGTGCAGCACGCCATCGCGCGTGCGCGTGCGCTGGGCGTGCCGGCGGTGGCGTTGAGCTTCGAGCCGCTGCCGCGCGAATTCTTTGCGCCGGCCGCGCCGCCACCGCGGCTGACCCTGGCGCGCGCCAAGATCGAAGGCCTGTACGACTTCGGTGCCGACAGCGTGGGACTGATCCGTTTCGATGGCCGCTTGTCGAAGATGAGCGCGGAAGATTTCGTGCGGCTAGCCCTGGTCGGCCGGCTGTGCGCCAAAGAAGTGTGGATCGGCCCGGAATTCCGTTTCGGCCATCGGCGTGGCGGCGATATCGCCTTGCTGCGCGCGTTGGGTGAGCAGTATGGATTTGTGGCTGGCGAAATTACGCCGGTGCATCTGCATGGCGAACGCATTTCCGCCACGCGGATTCGTGAGCTGCTGGGTGCCGGCGAGTTCGTGCATGCCGCTGACCTGCTCGGCCGCCCGTACGCCATCGGTGGCCGGGTGGTGCGCGGCAAGCAACTGGGGCGCACGCTGGGCTATCCCACCGCCAATTTGCGTTTTCCGCGCACTCCGGCGTTATCGGGCATCTACGCGACCTGGGTACATGGCGTGTCCGAGCAGCCGTGGCCGTCGGTCTCGAGTTTCGGTACGCGCCCGACCGTGGCCGGCGTGGAGCCGTTGCTGGAAGCACACCTGTTTGATTTCCAGGGCGATCTGTATGGCCGGCATCTCGAAGTCGAATTCGTCGCCAAGCTGCGCGACGAAGAGAAGTTCGATGGGCTCGATGCGTTGACCGTGCAGATGCATCGCGACGCCGAGCAGGCGCGCGCCGTGCTCAAGGCCAGTCCCTCGCGATTGCCTGCCGATGCGCGCATCGCTCGCTCCGTCGGTCTTTCCGGCGAGGCGCAACATGGCAGTGCTCCGCGCCGCTCGGCAGACGCAGACGCTGTCGATGCCTCTCCCTCGCACCATCCCCGCACATCACCTCATGCAGCGCAACGGTAG
- the ileS gene encoding isoleucine--tRNA ligase, which translates to MTQDYKATLHLPATEFPMRGDLPKREPAMLDRWEREGLYAQLRANAAGRPLFVLHDGPPYANGQIHLGHAVNKILKDIIVKSKYLAGFDAPYIPGWDCHGLPIEIAIEKKYGKVGVKLDAAEFRQKCREYATEQIDLQRRDFKRLGVVGDWDNPYKTLDFHFEANEIRALAKVVDNGHLTRGVKPVHWCFDCGSALAEAEIEYADKVSPTVDVAYPARDPAAVVAAFGATLPAGVSVAVPIWTTTPWTLPASLAVSLGAELDYVLVEGPADRGQPRWLVVAEALAPRVLTRYGVDEVTVHGHAKGVVLDKMLLDHPFYAEREIPLLLGEHVSAEEGTGAVHTAPGHGQEDYQVSKQYGLLGRYTAAQINPVDGRGVYLPSTPPLGDTVLAGLHIWKANDVIIEALRDTGVLLAASKMEHSYPHCWRHKTPIAFRATPQWFISMEQANLRADALKAIEQVTWYPAWGQARIAGMVEGRPDWTISRQRTWGVPIALFVHRETGEPHPRSTELLRQVADRVEQGGVDVWYTLDAAELLGDEAADYDKITDILDVWFDSGVTHEAVLVDRGLPKPADLYLEGSDQHRGWFQSSLLSGVAMDKAAPYKQCLTHGFTVDEHGRKMSKSSGNGIEPQEIMKTLGADILRLWIASADYSNEMSLSQEILKRNADAYRRLRNTARFLLGNLHGFDPLQHLVALDDMVLLDRWIVHRAHELQEKIVSAYARYDFAEIVQALLNFCSVDLGSLYLDVTKDRLYTMAENSRGRRSAQSAMYHVAEAFVRWVAPVLTFTAEELWGYLPGEHAGNVLFATWYDGLAPLPGDAALTSVDFEKLLALREQVAKVLEPMRANGAIGAALEAEITVAADAQTAERWQPLAEELRFLFISGDVSVTAASTDDIFVSAQPTTKAKCVRCWHHQASVGSDARHPELCCRCVSNIEGPGEERRWF; encoded by the coding sequence GTGACCCAAGACTACAAAGCCACTCTCCATCTGCCTGCGACGGAATTTCCGATGCGCGGCGACCTGCCCAAGCGCGAGCCGGCGATGCTGGACCGCTGGGAACGCGAGGGGCTGTACGCGCAGCTGCGCGCCAACGCGGCTGGGCGGCCGCTGTTCGTGCTGCACGACGGTCCGCCGTATGCCAATGGCCAGATCCACCTGGGCCACGCGGTCAACAAGATCCTGAAGGACATCATCGTCAAGTCGAAGTACCTGGCTGGCTTCGATGCGCCGTACATCCCGGGCTGGGACTGCCACGGCCTGCCGATCGAGATCGCCATCGAGAAGAAATACGGCAAGGTCGGCGTCAAGCTCGATGCCGCCGAGTTTCGCCAGAAGTGCCGCGAATACGCGACCGAGCAGATCGATCTGCAGCGGCGCGACTTCAAGCGCCTGGGCGTGGTCGGCGATTGGGACAACCCGTACAAGACGCTGGATTTCCACTTCGAAGCCAATGAGATCCGCGCGCTGGCCAAGGTGGTGGACAACGGCCATCTGACTCGCGGTGTCAAGCCGGTGCATTGGTGCTTCGATTGCGGCTCTGCGCTGGCCGAGGCCGAGATCGAATACGCCGACAAAGTCTCTCCGACCGTGGATGTGGCCTATCCGGCACGCGATCCGGCGGCGGTGGTTGCCGCATTTGGAGCGACGCTACCGGCTGGCGTGAGCGTGGCAGTGCCGATCTGGACCACTACGCCGTGGACGCTGCCGGCCTCGCTGGCGGTGAGCCTGGGCGCGGAGCTCGATTACGTACTGGTCGAAGGGCCGGCCGACCGTGGCCAGCCACGCTGGCTGGTGGTGGCCGAAGCCCTGGCACCCAGGGTGCTGACTCGCTACGGCGTGGACGAAGTGACGGTGCACGGCCATGCCAAGGGTGTCGTGCTGGACAAGATGCTGCTCGATCACCCGTTCTATGCCGAGCGCGAGATCCCGCTGCTGCTGGGCGAGCATGTTTCGGCCGAGGAAGGCACCGGCGCCGTGCACACCGCGCCTGGGCATGGTCAAGAGGACTATCAGGTTTCCAAGCAGTACGGCCTGCTGGGGCGTTACACCGCCGCGCAGATCAACCCGGTGGACGGGCGTGGTGTGTATCTGCCCTCCACGCCGCCGCTGGGCGACACCGTATTGGCCGGGCTGCATATCTGGAAGGCCAACGACGTCATCATCGAGGCGCTGCGCGACACCGGCGTGTTGCTGGCCGCCAGCAAGATGGAGCACAGCTACCCGCACTGCTGGCGCCACAAGACGCCGATCGCGTTCCGCGCCACGCCGCAGTGGTTCATCTCCATGGAGCAGGCCAACCTGCGCGCCGATGCGCTCAAGGCCATCGAGCAGGTGACCTGGTACCCGGCCTGGGGCCAGGCGCGCATCGCTGGCATGGTCGAAGGGCGCCCGGACTGGACCATCTCGCGCCAGCGCACCTGGGGTGTGCCGATCGCCTTGTTCGTGCACCGCGAAACCGGCGAACCGCATCCGCGCAGCACCGAGCTGCTGCGTCAGGTGGCCGACCGGGTGGAGCAGGGCGGTGTGGACGTGTGGTACACGCTGGACGCGGCCGAACTGCTGGGCGATGAAGCGGCCGACTACGACAAGATCACCGACATCCTGGATGTGTGGTTCGACTCTGGCGTGACGCACGAAGCGGTGCTGGTGGACCGCGGCCTGCCCAAGCCGGCCGACCTGTATCTGGAAGGTTCCGATCAGCACCGCGGCTGGTTCCAGTCCTCGCTGCTGAGCGGCGTGGCGATGGACAAGGCAGCGCCCTACAAGCAGTGCCTCACCCACGGTTTCACCGTGGACGAGCACGGCCGAAAGATGTCCAAGTCGTCCGGCAACGGTATCGAGCCGCAGGAGATCATGAAGACCCTGGGCGCGGATATCCTGCGTCTGTGGATCGCGTCGGCCGACTACAGCAACGAAATGTCGTTGTCGCAGGAAATCCTCAAGCGCAACGCCGATGCGTATCGCCGTCTGCGCAACACCGCGCGCTTTTTGCTCGGTAACCTGCATGGCTTCGACCCGTTGCAGCATCTGGTGGCGCTGGACGACATGGTGCTGCTGGACCGCTGGATCGTGCATCGCGCGCACGAGCTGCAGGAGAAGATCGTCTCCGCCTACGCGCGCTACGACTTTGCCGAGATCGTGCAGGCACTGCTGAATTTCTGCAGTGTGGACCTGGGCTCGCTGTACCTGGACGTCACCAAGGACCGTCTGTACACGATGGCCGAGAACTCGCGCGGTCGTCGCTCTGCACAGAGCGCGATGTATCACGTGGCCGAAGCCTTCGTGCGCTGGGTGGCGCCGGTGCTGACGTTTACCGCCGAAGAATTGTGGGGGTATCTGCCGGGCGAGCATGCCGGCAACGTGTTGTTTGCCACCTGGTACGACGGTTTGGCGCCGCTGCCCGGCGATGCCGCGCTGACCAGCGTAGATTTCGAAAAGTTGCTGGCGCTGCGCGAGCAGGTGGCCAAGGTGCTGGAGCCCATGCGGGCCAATGGCGCGATCGGTGCGGCGCTGGAAGCGGAGATCACTGTTGCCGCCGATGCGCAGACCGCTGAACGCTGGCAGCCGCTTGCCGAAGAACTGCGTTTCCTGTTCATCAGTGGCGACGTCAGCGTGACTGCGGCAAGCACCGACGACATCTTCGTCAGCGCGCAACCGACCACCAAGGCCAAGTGTGTGCGCTGCTGGCACCACCAGGCCAGCGTGGGCAGCGATGCGCGGCATCCTGAACTGTGCTGCCGTTGTGTCAGCAATATTGAGGGACCTGGCGAGGAACGTCGCTGGTTCTGA
- the lspA gene encoding signal peptidase II: protein MSQRPKPSALIWLVLSAVVIGLDQWSKAWVLSSLPEYTAVPVIDGFWNWYRTYNTGAAFSFLSDAGGWQLWFFTALAVGISGLLAFWLSRTARGEWRSALPYALVIGGAIGNVIDRLMHGHVVDFIQWYIGSHTWPSFNIADSAIVGGAIGIALFGLFDKSGKREPGTGNRP from the coding sequence ATGAGTCAACGCCCCAAACCCTCCGCCTTGATCTGGCTCGTGCTCTCGGCCGTCGTGATCGGACTGGACCAGTGGAGTAAGGCCTGGGTGCTGTCCAGCTTGCCCGAATACACCGCAGTGCCGGTCATCGACGGTTTCTGGAACTGGTACCGCACCTATAACACCGGCGCAGCCTTCAGCTTTTTGAGCGATGCCGGCGGCTGGCAGCTGTGGTTCTTCACCGCGCTGGCGGTGGGCATCAGCGGTTTGCTGGCGTTCTGGCTGTCGCGCACCGCGCGCGGCGAATGGCGCAGCGCGCTGCCGTATGCGCTGGTGATCGGCGGTGCGATCGGTAATGTGATCGATCGGCTGATGCACGGCCACGTGGTCGACTTCATCCAGTGGTACATCGGCAGCCATACCTGGCCGTCGTTCAACATCGCCGACTCGGCCATCGTGGGCGGCGCGATCGGGATTGCCCTGTTCGGGTTGTTCGACAAGAGCGGCAAGCGCGAGCCGGGAACCGGGAATCGCCCCTGA